Genomic window ([Eubacterium] hominis):
AATAGGAACTTTCACATATGCCGGTTTGATATGACGACGATGCTTTAATAAATCCACAAACATCTTCGCAACGATCCGATAGGTTTCTACTGTATCTGTATGTGGTGATTCACGATAACAACGTAAAATATTAACATGATCGACCAGCTCCTGTGAAAGATTTCCATGAGGGTCCATCACAAGTGCAATGGGAAGATATGGTCCGGTAATCTTACGGATTTCACGTAAGAATGCATGCTCCGCAGAACCACCTTCTAAATCAATAACCTTGCTGGCACCATGTAAGAATAAAAAGATACCATCAATTTCATGTAAATGTTCTTTCACATCATGTATTAATCTGGCTAGGATAAAATCAAAAGCATCCTTTGTGACTGGGCCATGAGGATGTCCAATTGCCGCAATACTTGGAATCATTTCTATACCAGCCCCTTCAAAGATATCTCTGGTATACATGGAATCAACACAATCTTCCCCGAATTTAAAAACAAATTTGTCAAATGACATCAATGAACGGGAATGTTCATTGGATTCTGAGCTGAAACGCGCTACTAAAACCTTCATAAACTACCTCCTCGATTTTTCTTATCTTCATTATAGGATAAACCAAAAGGGGAATTGAGAAAAAACTATCCTAGCCATTAGGAAGAAAAAAACATCGACGTTAATCGATGTCTTTACGGATAATATAGCTTAAATGTCTGCCACAGTGATGATCTCTTCGATAACTGAACAAAGCATCATTTGGTGAAAATGTATCAGATTTATTGATGGTAATGTTTTCCATTGGTACTCCGGCATCAAGCAGCATCTGTTTATTTAATCCACGATTGTTCACCAGGGCTTTCTCATCTGATAAATATGTGATATAACCGGATGTATCAAAACTCATAGATAAAATTTGATCAATAACATCACGACCTACTTCAAAGCTTCGATAAGCGATGGCCGGCCCAATATAGGCAATCACATGCGATGGGTCCACATGCTCCTGTGTGATCAGATGCTCCATGGTTTTACGTGTGATTTCTTTTACCGTACCCTGCCAGCCGCTATGAATGGCTGCTATGATATTTTGAATGGGATCATATAACAAAACAGGAACACAATCCGCATGAAATACACCAAGTAAAACATTGCTTTCTCTTGTATATAAAGCATCACAATCATCAATGGCGCTTGCCTGTTCATAAGCACCCTTGCCTAAATCATCAAGGGTTACACAATGAATATGATCACTGTGTGTCTGTTTTGCGAATACACAATGCTGCAAATCTGTGCCTAAAGCATCACACAGATGTTTTCGATTTTCTATGACATGATCTAAGTTTCCACCAACATGCAACGCCATATTATTATTTTCCAAAGCTTCAAGATCACGTAATGTGGTCCCAGCCAGAATATGAATGTCACCATTCCAGTCTATTTTTTTCATAAATTACCTTCCTTTTTCTTTATCATATTATACTATGTCAAACGATGAATATTTGATATCTATAGTATATGAAATTTTGTGCGGTTATGCAAACCATATACATTATAAAGGATAAAGGCAAGGCGTTTGTTAAGGTTTTGATAATTTTTAAGAGTGATATAGTACAAAATACAGGATAGAACAGGCTTTTTTTCAAACAACAGGAAAATTTATTGGCAATTTAGCACTAAAGTGTTGACAGTGCTAAAATATTGTCATATACTATTAGCAGACATAGAAGTGGAGTGCTAGAAAGGAGTGGACCAGAGATGACAGAAAGACAGATTGCAATATTTAAAGCAATTGTAGATGAGTTCACAAGAACAGCAGAGCCAGTTGGTTCTAAGCGTCTGTTAGATCTTTTGGATTTCACTTGTTCAAGCGCTACTATTCGAAACGAAATGGCTGCCTTAGAGGAAATGGGCCTTTTGGAAAAGACACATACTTCCAGTGGACGAATCCCAAGCAGTAAAGGGTATCGTTTCTATGTTGAACATCTGATGGAGAAACAGCTTGATGAAGGTGTCAAACATTCCCTGCAGGCTGTGTTCTCTGAACGCCATTATTCCATGGATGAAATCGTTAAGAAAAGCTGTGATATTTTATCACAGATGACATCGTTAACATCGGTGGTATTAGGACCGGACAGCAAGTATCAGACTTTACAGCATATCCAGCTAGTTCCCTTAAACGAACGTAGTGCTGTGGCTATCTTTATTACAGATCATGGACATACAGAGAATAAAACTTTCCATTTTGGAGAAGATGTCAGTGTCAAGGATATCAAGACATGCTGTGATTTGTTGAATGATAAGTTAAGTGGTACGCCAATTGGTGAAGTTGTGAATAAGATGAAGGAAATCCAACCGCTGTTAGCAAGTCATGTTGCACGACATGAAGTGCTATTTGAAGCATTCGTAAATGCCTTTATGAAATTTGCGAGTGATAACGTATATTGCAGTGGTCAATCCAACATGTTGTATCAACCGGAATTTGCGGATATCGAAAAGCTGAAAGAACTGATGAAAATGTTAGAGGACAGCTCACTATTTCGTCAGATTGCCAATCATGATGGAAATGTCGCTATCCAGATTGGTGGAGATAATGACCTGATTCAGATTGATGATGTTGCAGTTGTCAGCAGTAAGTTCAAGCTGAACAATGAAGAACAGGGTGAGTTGATGATTGTCGGTCCAACACGTATGCAATATAACCGAGTTGTTGCTTTAATGGAATATATGAGCAAAGTGATCGAAGACTTGTATCGGGAAGAAAATCAATAGGAGGTCAACATGCAGGAAGAAAATGTAAAAGAAAAAGAAACGACCGCAGAAGAAACGTGTGAAGAAGTAAAAGAAGACGTGAAAGAAACGGTCAGTGAAGAAACTACTCCTGAAGAAAAACAGGAAGAAACAGAAAACAAAAAAGAAGACAAAAAAGGCGCAAAATTCGGCAAGAAAAAGCGCATTGAGGAATTAGAAGAAGAGAATGCAAAACTGAAGGAAGAACTTGCGGCAAGTAAGAATGCTTACTTTAAAGCATATGCAGATGCTGAAAACTTAAAGAAACGTCTGCAAAGTGAAGCTGACAACGTTCGTAAATACCGTATTCAGGGATTTGCCACAGAAGTGCTACCGGTTATTGATAACTTAGAGCGTGCACTGGATGTCAAGGTAGATGATCCTAACGTAAAAAATTACGCAAAAGGATTTGAAATGATTTACCAGCAGCTGGTGCATATTCTGGAAATGGAAGGCGTAAAGGAAATTGAGGCAAAAGATAAGCCATTTGATCCAAACTTCCATCAGGCATTGATGCAGGAAGCCAAAGAAGGCGTAGAACCTGGTATGGTTATCGAAGTTTTACAAAAAGGAT
Coding sequences:
- the pgeF gene encoding peptidoglycan editing factor PgeF yields the protein MKKIDWNGDIHILAGTTLRDLEALENNNMALHVGGNLDHVIENRKHLCDALGTDLQHCVFAKQTHSDHIHCVTLDDLGKGAYEQASAIDDCDALYTRESNVLLGVFHADCVPVLLYDPIQNIIAAIHSGWQGTVKEITRKTMEHLITQEHVDPSHVIAYIGPAIAYRSFEVGRDVIDQILSMSFDTSGYITYLSDEKALVNNRGLNKQMLLDAGVPMENITINKSDTFSPNDALFSYRRDHHCGRHLSYIIRKDID
- the hrcA gene encoding heat-inducible transcription repressor HrcA, which produces MTERQIAIFKAIVDEFTRTAEPVGSKRLLDLLDFTCSSATIRNEMAALEEMGLLEKTHTSSGRIPSSKGYRFYVEHLMEKQLDEGVKHSLQAVFSERHYSMDEIVKKSCDILSQMTSLTSVVLGPDSKYQTLQHIQLVPLNERSAVAIFITDHGHTENKTFHFGEDVSVKDIKTCCDLLNDKLSGTPIGEVVNKMKEIQPLLASHVARHEVLFEAFVNAFMKFASDNVYCSGQSNMLYQPEFADIEKLKELMKMLEDSSLFRQIANHDGNVAIQIGGDNDLIQIDDVAVVSSKFKLNNEEQGELMIVGPTRMQYNRVVALMEYMSKVIEDLYREENQ
- the grpE gene encoding nucleotide exchange factor GrpE — protein: MQEENVKEKETTAEETCEEVKEDVKETVSEETTPEEKQEETENKKEDKKGAKFGKKKRIEELEEENAKLKEELAASKNAYFKAYADAENLKKRLQSEADNVRKYRIQGFATEVLPVIDNLERALDVKVDDPNVKNYAKGFEMIYQQLVHILEMEGVKEIEAKDKPFDPNFHQALMQEAKEGVEPGMVIEVLQKGYMLKDRVLRATLVKVSE